From the genome of Aspergillus oryzae RIB40 DNA, chromosome 4:
TCATGACATCGATCATATTATGTTTGATTTCCTCATACAGCATGAACTCTGTACCGGCAGGCCATTCCATCTTCTCGAGGATTGTTGGGGCAAGCTCAGCTACCTTTTGATTTTTGCGAACGTATACGGGGCCAACACCCGACAGTGTCTGCGACGGGGCATCAAAGTGTTTCAGGAAGACTAGCAccgagttgttgttgtctgGCCAAGAAACTGTTCCATCCGCGGAGGGCTGTCCAACCTCCATCCACACTCTGAACGGATTCCCTTTAGTGCCGAATCTGCTGTAGGCCTCTTCCACTGACATATCTGGATCCTTGATAACCTGATCTGGTCGAGTTGTCTTGTTCTGGCGATTTACCATAACCCAGAATCGGACTCGGTTGGCATCAatacccttttcttgtgCAAGTTGCTCAGCAAACTCGCCAACCTTTAAAGCTTTAAGTATCCGGTATTGCTTCGGGAGTGCTGGGTCTCCAGCAGGTAGGTCAAGGCTCGTCAGATCAAATCCGTGGTGAGACTTGAAAGACTCCTCATTCAGGACTCCGACATTGATGTACAAGTgggcttcctctctctccttcttcctgcgTGCCAGCTCCACGCGCTCTTCGATCAGACGCGTCTCAATGTGAGATGGGATGTCTTCTTTCATTATGGGAAGAAGGACATCGTCCAACCTTGACTTCCGAATGTAAACTAACATGTAAGCGTTCATGGAGCGCTTCGTTGATAGACCACGTGTGTAAGGTTGCTTGACGCCGGCCGCGCCGTTGGCCAGCTCATATTCACCACCATAATTCTCTTCAAGGACTTCCTTGTCAGTAGCTCGGGTAACCCTATCGTCGTCGAACCGATACCAGTATCCGTCTTTGGTAGGTTTTAAGAAAGCGTAATAATGGCCTGCGTTCAGATCGCCACTGTGTACCAGCACGCCATGTAACTGGTAGACCCACGGCTCTGACTTATCAGCATCATTGGAGAGGTAAGGCGTGGCATCAAATTCCATAGGGAATGCATGTCGATCGTTAATTTTCATCATAGCGTCGCGGTTGATGTCATATTCGAATCGTTTCAAGTGAAGATGTAGGACCGGGGGGAAACTTTCAAAGATAACACCCTTCTTGGCGTCTTGCAAACCGTACGGTGGCCCAGCGTCGTACTTGTTCTCACCTTCGAGCGTTTCCACTTGAATATAATCCTTGAAGCTGTCGTCCAAAGTCTTGTTGTTCCTTACATTGAGTTGAATATCCCAGAAGTCTTCCACACGCGAGGATTCATAGTCGACATTGATGCAGGATATGTAAGTCTTCGTCTTTCCGACAAATAACTCCGGCAATGCCTTCTCCGCTGGAGTgcccttcattttctcctcGAGTCTCTCCATCAGCTTGCGCGACAGTTCCTGAACATCCTGTTGTTCAAAAATCTGTCTCGACTCCCAGCCAAAAGATGCAGTAAGCTCAGCTGTTGAAACAGGGTTTTCACTCGTTTGGAGATTATAGAACAACCTCTGCAATGTCCAAGCACTGTTATCCCGTGAGGCTTCCGCTTCGGTCGGAATTTGATATGTGGCCTTCAAGAAAGTTAACAGATAGACACTCAATACGCGTAAAGTGCTCGGCCACGTACCTTTCGGAACGCATTAGTGAAGTATAGCGACTGTAGAAGTGAGTTGAGGTAGCAGGTGGCACCCTGGTTTTTTAATCCAACCATGccagtttctttcttcgagtCATAGCTAAAAGGGATCAGTATCATTCCTGACAAAAGCTTTTCTGTATAGCATACTTTTGGAAGCTGTGCCACAAGACACCCGTTGGATCCTTGACGACACGGACATAGGCTGTAACCATAGCTTCATCGTTTTGTACAGGAGGCACTCCACGGCCTTCCCATGCTAAGTTGAACAGCCTTCGTAGTTCACAAAATCGGGTAAACCCCCAGTCTCCCTCATCCGCATTGAACCGATGAGTAGCAACTAGTTCGAATCAGCAAACAGCATATCTCACACATAGGTGCCATGCGTACCATGAGAGATTTTGATGGATGGATCGTTTACGTTCCACAGGACGAGGCCGAACTGCACACAAGCGTACCAATTTTCAGGTGGCTCGTTGTCCCAAGCATGTTCCAAGTAAAATGATGCGTGCTCCACGTGGTTACCAtatgggaagaagagaatccGCCTATGCGCCATTATTAAAATCATACGATCGAGCGCCAAATCGCGACCAGGTCGTGCACCCACCATGGGAATCCTGCGCAGTGGAATGTCGGTCCatgttccttcttcttcaacttgcGCCAGTCTTTAATATGCCATGTGTGATACGCCTCGTCTTCGGTTTCAAGTTCTGGGTCTTTAGGAAGGATTCGTGCCATCATCGCTGCATCTGTACCGGAAGCTTGCGTTAGAAGACGTCCCAAACAGGTGAGGAAATGCTGTCATCAGATATCCTCGAATGGAACCTCCGACCCCGCGACGGGGGTACGCATAACCTTTCATGGCCAGCTTAAAGGGGGGCAAATTCAATAGATGGGTATCATATAGAACTAGTCCTTACAATCGTTTGCAAGAGGCTCCGGCTCCGGCTCCTCCGATCCGGATCGAGagacaacaacatcatccgtCCTGTCATTGTGATACTGCTCATATTCGTCGACGAGCATTTCATTATCTGGGACCTAGGGAGGGAATCCACAATCAGATGGGTATTTCTAGTATTGAAGCGAGGCGAAAGCATTTTCGTTGCTTTTCGGTACAAAGGAAGGCGGCGATGAAGCGTGGAGGACAAAGACTTACGTTATCCATAGAGGGAAAAAATAGTGCGCCCACGCACTGAAATCTAGAGACACACTCGTTTCGGTACTAGGTTGAGAATGGGGACAAATATACAGAAAAGAGTGAAGGgggcaagggaaaaaaaaaaatataagagAGTGAGGTCAAACTGACAGCGTGTAGGGACGCCGAGTGGCCAGAGACACAGATGGTTCAGGAAGAGGTTCCAGTCCGAACGAGTTGAAGCTAGGTAGTGGCGGAGCGCGCAGAACCCAATAATAACGGCTATGCCTCGGCGGGACAAATATTATTAAGATTCTTTCAATTACTGCATGAACAGCGAAAACGATTAGGCTAACTCTCGACATCCAGCACTGAAAGTATTCGATACATGTATATACTTTTGGATTCTATATCTATCGAATGATCTTTAAAAAATTCTTCACATgatttttttaatttgaCTACATTGAATGTCGAGCCTCAGGCTGCAGACCGGATGCCTGTTCAATTGAGTAGTTATTTTCATGCCCGCCTTCAatacccttttttttttttttttctggatATGGTATGGTAATTGCAGACAATGAGTGAATATCTTGAACAAACGATCGTCCACAATGATATCATCTCACTTCTGACTTGATTCTGCCATTGATCGAATTCAAACTAATCAAGGACTGGACGTGAAGAGTTCAGAGAATGTGAAGCACGAGCAAATTGAACTAAAATTGAAATATCTGATGTAGTCAAGTTATAATGTAAAGCGGAAATCTACCTTTTCGCCCGACATAATAACACGGGAGGGGGAAAGCTCGTTGTATAACGGTATTAATATACCTATCACATTTATATAGATAGACAGGCAAACTCCAGCTTAATTTGACATCATATCATGCCTTTTGTTCAACGCATCTATCCGGCATGAGCCAGGCACCATAATAGTATTCTAGAAGAATAGCAGTGATAATTGAGTTCTACTAGAGAGTTCCGAGTTAAAATAACCTGGATATTCATATCAAATGCCCAGACGGAAGACCGCGTGAGCCTGCCCATGAGAGAGTTTAAGAAAGAGACGTCACATGCCAGGACTGAAAGCTCTCACCGCCTGCGGAGTGCCGTTTTGATTGCGCCCGCAATCAAGTCATGAAATACAACCACCATGTCATGCCACTGGTAAAGACTCCATATTCCACAACCCGGTGAGCCATGTATGGAAAAGTTTATCCGGACCTGATCTTGGGTGAACTTTGCTGGTCGGAGACCATATCATCGTGTCGCTCTTCTTACAATCCATGAGACGTCTTTGATCCATCCAGTTCACAGCTAAGCAATATGCTGCGGAGTCATCCAGCTGGGCGCTGGCATGCCTTCCGACAAGCGTGTGCTCCAAAATGTCGCCCTTATTCGGGCCTCCATCAGCTTCAACCCCATAATCCACCACCATGGAGACCTGTCTCTGCTTTGGATGAGTATGGACTTCAAAGACATATAACTTAAGGACCACATACAGCTAACACGATCTCTTCCAGGTGGGTCGAACGCGACATCCGACCTATAAGTTTACGGCAATTGACCTTTTTTGGGCGGACTTTAACAGAATCTCGACTTATCAGTTCGGCTAATTATGTGCGAACGGAGCTTCCAACTAGGTTAGTGCGCTTCTTATGGCTGCTTGCGCATCCTTCTAATAGGGTTGGTGTCATTCGGCGTATAGGCTTGCCCATCGCCTGCGAGATATTCAAAGACTGCCATACGTTGTCGTAGCAAACCCTCATCTGTCTCTCGTATATGAGCTCTACTATAAAGCCTTTGAACGATTTCGAACGATTCCGGAGATTAAAACACTCGATGACAACGATAAGTTTTGCGATATCCTACGAAAGACACTGCAGGAACACCTCGTGGTCATTCCAAGGTTGGCAATGGGTGTTTTGGAGTGCCGTGCTTTGCTACCGGCGGACGTGCTGGATCAATTTATGAACACTTTGCTTCGCGCGGTAGGCTAGTTTCCGGTAGTCGCGCCGCATGTCTTCGAAATTGCTAACTGTTGCCTAACAGAGAATCTCCCGCCGAGTCATAGCGGAGCAACACCTGGCGTTAACGGAAACTTTCAACTCCCCTTGGCACTTTCCTGGCTCCCAGGATCGCACGGATGTTAATGCGGACTACGTTGGGGAAGTCTTCCTGAAGTGCAACGCAAAGGAGGTTATCGAGCGCTGTGGCAAACTTGCGCAAGATATGATGCGTCAGGCATCAGGAACCGATAAAATTCCGGAAATTTCCGTGCAGGGGCACCTAGACGCTACTTTTCCGTACATGCTAAGCCACCTGGAATATATCATTGGGGAGCTTCTACGAAACTCTATTCAGGCTGTCAGTGAAAAATATAATGGCTTGCCTGAGAAGCCACCGCCTATTGAGGTACTCATATGCGAAGCACCACAGCATGTTATCATGCGGATATCTGACCAGGGAGGAGGTATACCTCGCGAGGTTCTACCGTACTTGTGGTCCTTTAACAAAGGTCCGCACAGTAAAGCACGGCTTCAAAATCTGGAGCAGGTTCCGGCAATGGCAGCCACAATGCAGGAGCTGACAGTaccgaaggaaaggaagcgGGCTGACAAGGAAACATTCCGAGAGAGCTCGCTTGACACACTTACCTCACGGCCACCAAACCTCCGCCTGGGCATGGGACTTCCTATGAGCCGAGTGTATGCGGAATATTGGGCAGGCAGTCTTGAATTGCATAGCTTGGAAGGGTATGGCGTGGATGCATTCCTGCAAATATCCAAGCTTGGCAACAAGAACGAGCAAGTCACCACAAGGGCATCGATCGACGCAGTGTGATGAAATCCGTGGCTTCTCTGGACATTCTTTCTG
Proteins encoded in this window:
- a CDS encoding ubiquitin-specific protease UBP15 (ubiquitin carboxyl-terminal hydrolase), which produces MDNVPDNEMLVDEYEQYHNDRTDDVVVSRSGSEEPEPEPLANDYAAMMARILPKDPELETEDEAYHTWHIKDWRKLKKKEHGPTFHCAGFPWRILFFPYGNHVEHASFYLEHAWDNEPPENWYACVQFGLVLWNVNDPSIKISHVATHRFNADEGDWGFTRFCELRRLFNLAWEGRGVPPVQNDEAMVTAYVRVVKDPTGVLWHSFQNYDSKKETGMVGLKNQGATCYLNSLLQSLYFTNAFRKRLFYNLQTSENPVSTAELTASFGWESRQIFEQQDVQELSRKLMERLEEKMKGTPAEKALPELFVGKTKTYISCINVDYESSRVEDFWDIQLNVRNNKTLDDSFKDYIQVETLEGENKYDAGPPYGLQDAKKGVIFESFPPVLHLHLKRFEYDINRDAMMKINDRHAFPMEFDATPYLSNDADKSEPWVYQLHGVLVHSGDLNAGHYYAFLKPTKDGYWYRFDDDRVTRATDKEVLEENYGGEYELANGAAGVKQPYTRGLSTKRSMNAYMLVYIRKSRLDDVLLPIMKEDIPSHIETRLIEERVELARRKKEREEAHLYINVGVLNEESFKSHHGFDLTSLDLPAGDPALPKQYRILKALKVGEFAEQLAQEKGIDANRVRFWVMVNRQNKTTRPDQVIKDPDMSVEEAYSRFGTKGNPFRVWMEVGQPSADGTVSWPDNNNSVLVFLKHFDAPSQTLSGVGPVYVRKNQKVAELAPTILEKMEWPAGTEFMLYEEIKHNMIDVMKPKQTFQQSEIQDGDIITFQKSIKEADLPSTALYQDARQYYDYLLNRISVTFAPIKAGEGDEFTLTLSRKMTYDQFSKKVGEHLNVESTHLRFAPVMASTGKPKQFIKRNPNQANQTLYQILSGTMTGYGYSMHRSDALYYEVLETSLSDYESKTSLKVTWLPEGITKEQVVEVLVPRDGTISDLLSGLQKKANLDEDTIREVRIYETHAGKIYRDFPVDTKIAGINEFVTLYAERMPEEEVNMGEGERTINAYNFDRDLNRPHGVPFKFVLKPGEVFKETKERLSKRTGIKGKQFEKIKFAAVPRSLYSSPRYLEDDDILSDIVGDSDDLLGLDHVNKNRSFWNRSESFFIR
- a CDS encoding protein kinase PKP2 (dehydrogenase kinase) gives rise to the protein MSCHWWVERDIRPISLRQLTFFGRTLTESRLISSANYVRTELPTRLAHRLRDIQRLPYVVVANPHLSLVYELYYKAFERFRTIPEIKTLDDNDKFCDILRKTLQEHLVVIPRLAMGVLECRALLPADVLDQFMNTLLRARISRRVIAEQHLALTETFNSPWHFPGSQDRTDVNADYVGEVFLKCNAKEVIERCGKLAQDMMRQASGTDKIPEISVQGHLDATFPYMLSHLEYIIGELLRNSIQAVSEKYNGLPEKPPPIEVLICEAPQHVIMRISDQGGGIPREVLPYLWSFNKGPHSKARLQNLEQVPAMAATMQELTVPKERKRADKETFRESSLDTLTSRPPNLRLGMGLPMSRVYAEYWAGSLELHSLEGYGVDAFLQISKLGNKNEQVTTRASIDAV